In one Anaerolineales bacterium genomic region, the following are encoded:
- a CDS encoding MFS transporter, whose amino-acid sequence MNSPRLKSFNYAIGMFGTSIPINMLKTYAAIYYVDSLGMTTPQFSLMLLIYTFIDAADNLVYGFLSDRTRTRWGRRRPWLVIGTPLLVLGFIAFYSPPAFLTSNSLVVYCMLFYMFTGTLDSVINANYGALFPELFREDASRANTNALRQAFQLVAMIISIALTPMVTKVLGYSLTAVIYGLLGGGVILYMTFTSHETHIQEDEPKPQLWDSIVNLVTNGKFWVAGFANAFYSAAMALVLVSMPFFVKYALGLSESQTTFLFAAVLLIAIGCVGIWAWLVRKFSLMPVWRAALVTLTIAFIPLYFANSLITGVICSALVGFGFAGVITTMDLIGAKIMDEDTRKHNVRREGIISNALGFMNRLNGLFTSLAFFLVFVLYQYESGANPGPQPDQASRFLLTIAPPILMVISFVFSFFINFEELKAAPAVAEVG is encoded by the coding sequence ATGAACAGTCCTCGCTTGAAATCCTTCAATTACGCCATAGGCATGTTCGGGACCTCGATTCCCATCAATATGCTAAAAACGTATGCTGCCATTTACTACGTGGACAGCCTGGGGATGACAACTCCCCAGTTCTCCCTCATGCTGTTGATCTATACGTTTATCGACGCGGCGGATAACCTCGTGTATGGCTTCCTTTCGGACAGGACGCGCACGCGGTGGGGGCGCAGGCGACCTTGGCTGGTGATCGGCACGCCACTGCTGGTGTTGGGTTTCATTGCCTTTTACAGCCCGCCTGCATTTCTGACCTCCAATTCCCTGGTGGTCTACTGCATGCTGTTTTATATGTTCACCGGCACCCTGGATTCGGTCATCAATGCCAACTATGGAGCGTTGTTCCCTGAGCTCTTCCGGGAAGATGCCAGCCGGGCGAACACCAACGCCCTGCGCCAGGCATTCCAGCTGGTGGCCATGATCATCAGCATCGCCCTCACCCCCATGGTCACGAAAGTCCTTGGTTACAGCCTGACGGCGGTCATTTATGGCTTGTTGGGCGGTGGGGTGATCCTGTACATGACCTTCACCAGCCATGAAACGCACATCCAAGAAGACGAACCCAAACCGCAGCTTTGGGATAGCATCGTCAACCTGGTGACGAATGGAAAATTCTGGGTAGCCGGGTTCGCCAATGCTTTTTACAGTGCTGCCATGGCGCTGGTCCTGGTTTCCATGCCTTTCTTTGTGAAGTATGCACTGGGGCTCTCTGAAAGCCAGACCACCTTTCTCTTCGCCGCGGTTTTGTTAATCGCCATCGGTTGTGTCGGGATTTGGGCCTGGCTGGTCAGGAAATTCTCTCTGATGCCGGTGTGGAGAGCCGCTTTGGTTACCCTGACCATCGCCTTCATCCCACTGTATTTTGCCAATTCTCTGATCACCGGGGTGATCTGCAGCGCCCTGGTGGGTTTCGGCTTTGCCGGGGTGATCACCACCATGGACCTGATCGGGGCAAAGATCATGGATGAGGACACCCGAAAGCATAACGTGCGCCGGGAGGGGATCATTTCCAATGCGCTGGGCTTCATGAACCGCCTGAATGGCCTGTTCACCAGCCTGGCTTTTTTCCTGGTCTTTGTCCTATACCAGTACGAGAGTGGGGCGAACCCGGGCCCGCAGCCCGACCAGGCATCCCGTTTCCTGCTCACCATCGCTCCACCGATTTTGATGGTGATCAGTTTTGTCTTTTCGTTCTTCATTAACTTCGAAGAACTGAAAGCTGCCCCAGCTGTTGCTGAGGTTGGCTAG
- a CDS encoding sulfatase, with product MGPRKLSRRGFIKAAAIGVGVLLAGGIARQVHNQLGRDFHPEKAQAYLDSLQPSPTPQSLPNIIIVLCDDLGIGDLQSPAIDTPNLRRMAAEGATLSSFYASASVCSPSRAGLLTGRYPVRTLIPTPLLSTHNPLNVVMDVLWRYSYNVRGIPQDEVLLPEVLKRRGYRTALIGKWHLGGSAGYLPNDRGFDSFYGALWSNDDTPYAIYRDYEVEIPAPADQNTLTRNFNKEALNFIRANKDSPFFLYLAHAMPHFPVHASADFQGSTEAGLYGDAVHEIDWSVGQILETLSELGLDQKTLVVFSSDNGPWMEGNPGYLRGRKLLWFEGGFRVPFIARWPGVIPPAKQNAGVCANFDLFSTCAHIAGAALPQDRIIDGIDILPLLKGEAGLPHDAFYYYDTRQAVAVRSGEWKYVRRHLTDIASYWPTQQGPFLFNLASDPQEAYSMIEAEPQLARDLATLLEAFEAEMQDNLRGWL from the coding sequence ATGGGGCCCAGGAAATTAAGCCGGCGTGGTTTCATTAAGGCTGCTGCAATTGGTGTGGGAGTTTTATTGGCTGGGGGCATTGCTCGCCAGGTGCACAACCAGCTCGGTCGAGACTTCCACCCGGAGAAGGCGCAGGCATACCTTGACAGCCTTCAACCCAGCCCAACACCCCAGTCCCTGCCCAATATCATCATCGTTTTATGCGATGACCTCGGTATCGGTGACCTGCAATCGCCAGCCATCGACACGCCCAACCTGCGCAGGATGGCAGCAGAGGGTGCCACCCTGTCCAGTTTTTATGCCTCCGCCTCCGTATGCAGCCCGTCGCGTGCCGGCCTGCTGACTGGCCGCTACCCGGTACGCACGCTCATTCCCACCCCGCTGCTTTCCACCCACAATCCGCTGAACGTGGTCATGGACGTCTTGTGGCGCTACTCTTATAACGTCCGTGGCATTCCACAAGATGAGGTGCTGTTGCCCGAAGTACTGAAGCGCCGGGGCTACCGCACTGCTCTGATTGGGAAGTGGCACCTGGGAGGCAGCGCAGGCTACCTGCCCAATGACCGCGGCTTCGACTCGTTCTACGGGGCGCTGTGGAGCAATGATGACACGCCATATGCAATTTACCGGGATTATGAGGTAGAAATCCCTGCCCCGGCGGATCAAAACACGCTGACCCGCAATTTTAACAAAGAGGCCCTCAATTTCATCCGCGCTAATAAAGACAGCCCATTCTTCCTCTATCTGGCACATGCTATGCCGCATTTCCCCGTGCATGCCTCGGCTGACTTCCAGGGGTCGACGGAGGCAGGCCTGTATGGGGATGCTGTGCATGAGATCGATTGGAGCGTAGGCCAAATCCTTGAAACGCTCAGTGAACTTGGACTGGATCAAAAAACGCTGGTGGTCTTCAGTAGCGACAATGGCCCGTGGATGGAGGGAAACCCGGGCTACCTCAGGGGGCGCAAACTGCTCTGGTTTGAGGGAGGCTTTCGGGTGCCTTTCATCGCCAGGTGGCCAGGTGTCATTCCGCCTGCCAAACAGAATGCAGGGGTATGTGCAAACTTTGACCTGTTCAGCACCTGTGCGCACATCGCCGGGGCTGCCTTACCGCAAGACCGCATCATCGATGGGATAGACATCCTGCCGCTGCTGAAAGGGGAGGCTGGGTTGCCTCACGATGCATTTTATTATTATGACACCCGCCAGGCAGTGGCGGTCCGCTCTGGTGAATGGAAGTACGTACGCCGTCACCTGACCGACATTGCCTCCTATTGGCCGACACAGCAGGGACCGTTCCTATTTAACCTGGCGAGTGATCCGCAGGAAGCTTACAGCATGATCGAGGCTGAGCCCCAGCTGGCTAGGGATTTAGCCACCCTGCTGGAGGCTTTTGAAGCGGAAATGCAGGATAACCTGCGCGGCTGGTTATAG
- a CDS encoding dimethyl sulfoxide reductase subunit A, whose translation MQQSDPHRVSRIRVGCPAHNCGGRCLLIAHVENGRITRLDTDDRPDSLAAPQLRACARGRAYLRRQYHPDRLQFPLKRVGERGAGQFVRCSWEEAITMLAGELERVKAKYGNEALFVPYGTGSYNQLNGSHTARRLMNLFGGCLGIYNSYSWGAINIATPTVYGTLVTGNQRQDWLNSRYIIMWGWNPAEMRDGTNSDYFVKLAHQNGARVVCIDPRHSLSAASLADEWIPIRPGTDVAMMSAMVYVMLTEGLYDADFVRTHCMGWDGSQMPPGAEQAESYSEYLLGSRDGFPKTPEWAEAITAVPAATITRIAREYATIKPGVLYQGYGMQRRAYGEQVVRAGCVLAAITGNLGIRGGWASGLGTQAPDGGPFWTVFPTGANPVKASIPVFLWSEAVLRGHEMTATDGVIGANQLKTDIKLIYAVATNCLINQHGDVNRSAAIIRDEKKVEFFAVQDNFLTPTAKFADLVLPACTQFETWGLEDGWKYGDEVILQPKLVEPLGECKSDYRICADLAERLGFGDAYTEERDEKAWVEWCLQHYRQTRFPDLPSLETFIDQNLGAYTKLVDQPAIAFENFRRDPQKYPLDTPSGKIEIFSKTLFDMGHPDEIPALPKYIPEWENPFPETRGALPTQSQPQKYPLQAIGHHSLSRVHSTHANNDWLQEAFPQRIFINPIDAARRGIQDGDVVRVWNDRGQLVISARLTRRILPGVVDIPQGAWWNPDERGIDHGGNINVLTSHRWTPLAFASTQHTIMVEAEKYDLHKPGQTPRTP comes from the coding sequence ATGCAACAATCCGATCCCCATCGAGTATCCCGCATTCGCGTGGGCTGCCCGGCACATAACTGCGGGGGGCGCTGCCTGCTCATCGCCCACGTCGAAAACGGCCGCATCACGCGCCTGGATACCGACGATCGCCCCGACAGCCTGGCAGCACCGCAGCTGCGGGCATGTGCCCGCGGGCGAGCCTACCTGCGCCGCCAGTACCACCCGGACCGACTGCAGTTCCCCCTCAAGCGGGTAGGGGAGCGTGGTGCAGGCCAATTTGTGCGCTGTAGCTGGGAAGAAGCCATCACGATGCTAGCTGGGGAATTGGAACGGGTCAAAGCGAAGTACGGTAACGAAGCCTTGTTTGTGCCCTATGGAACGGGCAGCTACAACCAGCTCAATGGCTCGCATACCGCCCGCCGCCTCATGAACCTGTTCGGCGGCTGCCTGGGCATCTACAATTCCTACTCATGGGGGGCGATCAACATCGCCACCCCCACCGTTTACGGCACACTGGTCACCGGCAACCAGCGCCAGGATTGGCTGAACAGCCGCTACATCATCATGTGGGGCTGGAACCCCGCCGAGATGCGCGACGGCACCAACAGCGATTATTTCGTTAAGCTGGCGCATCAAAATGGTGCCAGGGTGGTGTGCATCGACCCGCGCCATTCGCTTTCCGCCGCCTCGCTGGCTGATGAGTGGATCCCCATCCGTCCTGGTACCGATGTGGCTATGATGAGCGCCATGGTTTATGTGATGCTGACTGAGGGGCTGTATGATGCCGATTTCGTGCGCACCCATTGCATGGGCTGGGATGGCTCGCAAATGCCGCCCGGGGCAGAGCAGGCAGAGTCTTATTCAGAGTACCTGCTGGGCAGCAGAGACGGCTTCCCCAAAACCCCCGAATGGGCCGAAGCCATCACCGCCGTCCCGGCGGCTACCATTACCCGCATCGCCCGCGAATACGCCACGATCAAACCCGGCGTGCTATACCAGGGTTACGGGATGCAGCGCCGTGCTTATGGTGAGCAGGTGGTACGGGCAGGCTGTGTGCTGGCTGCCATCACCGGTAACTTGGGCATCCGGGGTGGCTGGGCCAGTGGGCTGGGCACTCAGGCACCCGACGGCGGACCATTCTGGACTGTATTCCCCACCGGGGCTAATCCGGTCAAGGCCAGCATCCCGGTTTTCCTGTGGAGCGAAGCTGTGCTGCGCGGCCATGAGATGACCGCGACGGATGGTGTGATCGGTGCCAACCAGCTGAAGACAGATATCAAGCTGATCTACGCGGTTGCCACCAATTGCCTGATCAACCAGCATGGCGATGTCAACCGCTCAGCCGCAATTATACGAGACGAGAAGAAGGTAGAGTTTTTCGCTGTGCAGGATAATTTCCTGACCCCAACTGCGAAATTCGCCGACCTCGTCTTGCCGGCTTGCACCCAGTTCGAAACTTGGGGGCTTGAGGATGGCTGGAAATACGGCGACGAGGTGATTTTGCAACCCAAACTGGTGGAACCCCTGGGGGAATGCAAGAGCGATTACCGCATTTGCGCTGACCTGGCGGAACGTCTGGGTTTCGGCGATGCTTACACTGAGGAGCGTGATGAGAAGGCCTGGGTGGAGTGGTGCCTTCAGCACTATCGCCAGACCCGCTTCCCCGACTTGCCCAGCCTGGAGACCTTCATTGATCAAAACCTGGGAGCTTATACAAAACTTGTCGATCAGCCTGCCATCGCATTTGAGAATTTTCGCCGAGACCCGCAAAAATACCCGCTTGACACACCCAGCGGCAAGATTGAGATATTCTCGAAAACTTTATTCGACATGGGCCATCCAGACGAGATCCCAGCGCTGCCCAAGTACATCCCCGAGTGGGAAAACCCATTTCCTGAAACACGCGGTGCCCTACCCACGCAGAGCCAGCCCCAAAAATATCCGTTGCAGGCCATCGGGCACCACAGCCTGAGCCGGGTGCATTCCACGCATGCCAACAATGATTGGCTGCAGGAGGCATTCCCCCAGCGTATCTTCATCAACCCCATTGACGCGGCCAGGCGAGGCATCCAGGATGGAGATGTGGTGCGTGTTTGGAATGACCGCGGACAGCTGGTTATCTCCGCCCGCCTCACCCGGCGCATCCTGCCCGGGGTGGTGGATATCCCACAGGGAGCCTGGTGGAATCCGGATGAACGGGGTATCGACCATGGTGGAAACATTAATGTGCTCACCTCTCACCGCTGGACGCCCCTTGCATTCGCCTCAACCCAGCACACCATCATGGTGGAAGCCGAGAAATATGACCTGCATAAACCAGGGCAGACACCGCGAACACCATGA
- the focA gene encoding formate transporter FocA, whose translation MAAKAAEIGVKKTKLDTMRMFLLAVLAGAFIAMGAIFATTVSAGASALPYGVARFLAGLVFTLGLILVVVSGSELFTGNNLIVIAYANRRVTLGALLRNWGVVYLGNFVGAILTAGLMFLTRQYTFGAGSIGLVALNTGEAKTNLAFVQALALGIFCNALVCMAVWMCFSARSTVDKILAIIPPIAAFVAAGFEHSIANMYFIPIALFIKQFGTAKFFETIQKTPADFPHLTWNNFFLVNLVPVTIGNIIGGALMVGVMYWVIYLSKTQKASVTAEASVRVVPATTRPEVPAPIFYVTHEPPIRSLEAPVQAMSAKSEEGKSSEVRL comes from the coding sequence ATGGCTGCCAAAGCCGCTGAGATTGGGGTCAAGAAGACAAAATTAGATACAATGCGCATGTTCCTCCTGGCCGTTTTAGCCGGAGCCTTCATTGCCATGGGAGCAATCTTTGCCACCACGGTCAGCGCGGGTGCTTCAGCTTTGCCCTATGGCGTGGCGCGCTTCCTGGCAGGCCTGGTATTTACCCTCGGCCTGATCCTGGTGGTCGTCTCAGGCTCGGAGCTATTCACCGGCAACAACCTGATCGTTATTGCCTATGCCAATCGCCGGGTAACCCTGGGGGCATTGTTGCGTAATTGGGGCGTTGTTTACCTGGGTAATTTTGTGGGTGCGATACTGACCGCCGGCCTGATGTTCCTCACCCGCCAATACACTTTTGGAGCTGGCTCAATCGGCCTGGTGGCGCTCAACACCGGCGAAGCCAAGACCAATCTGGCCTTTGTCCAGGCATTGGCGCTCGGCATCTTCTGTAATGCCCTGGTCTGTATGGCGGTCTGGATGTGCTTCAGCGCCCGCAGTACGGTCGATAAGATCCTGGCGATCATCCCTCCCATTGCTGCGTTTGTGGCGGCCGGCTTCGAGCACAGCATTGCCAACATGTATTTCATCCCGATCGCTTTGTTCATCAAGCAATTTGGGACAGCCAAATTCTTTGAAACGATCCAGAAAACACCGGCAGATTTTCCCCACCTCACCTGGAACAATTTCTTCCTGGTGAACCTGGTCCCCGTCACCATCGGCAACATCATTGGCGGCGCATTGATGGTGGGAGTGATGTACTGGGTTATTTACCTCAGCAAAACCCAAAAAGCCTCCGTCACTGCCGAGGCCTCTGTGAGGGTCGTCCCGGCCACAACCCGTCCGGAAGTGCCGGCACCCATTTTCTACGTCACCCACGAGCCGCCCATCCGCTCCCTTGAAGCGCCAGTTCAAGCCATGAGCGCAAAGAGCGAGGAAGGGAAATCGTCCGAGGTTCGTTTGTAA
- a CDS encoding DNA-binding response regulator: protein MTKILVVDDDLALSDVLAFAIRRAGFEVVNAHDGLSALEVFNKEMPDLIVLDWGLPRMDGLEVCTRIRNESEVPIIMLTVRDTDDNVITALEAGADEYIIKPFSPRQLIARIRALLRRVVSEPQEVLQAGELSFDAERREVRVGDSEPVHLTHLETRLLRALMQNPDRVLNNDTLILRVWGPEGATNEMLKQLVYRLRNKLDTSPGASSLIETIPNAGYVLNTRSSPV from the coding sequence ATGACAAAGATTCTGGTTGTCGATGACGATCTTGCGCTTTCAGATGTGCTTGCTTTCGCCATCCGCCGGGCTGGTTTTGAGGTGGTCAACGCCCATGATGGACTGAGCGCTCTAGAAGTATTTAATAAGGAAATGCCAGACCTGATCGTCTTGGACTGGGGGCTGCCGCGCATGGACGGGCTGGAGGTCTGCACGCGCATCCGCAACGAGTCAGAGGTACCGATTATCATGTTAACCGTACGCGACACCGACGATAACGTTATCACCGCCCTGGAAGCGGGTGCGGACGAATATATTATCAAGCCATTCAGCCCCCGCCAGCTGATTGCCCGCATCCGAGCTTTGTTACGCCGGGTGGTGAGCGAGCCACAGGAGGTACTCCAGGCAGGTGAGCTTTCATTTGACGCCGAGAGGCGGGAAGTACGTGTGGGGGATTCTGAACCAGTGCATCTCACTCACCTGGAAACACGCCTGCTGCGTGCCCTGATGCAGAACCCCGACCGAGTGTTGAACAACGACACCTTGATTTTACGTGTGTGGGGACCCGAAGGTGCCACCAACGAGATGCTCAAGCAACTTGTGTATCGACTGCGTAACAAATTGGACACAAGCCCTGGAGCAAGCTCATTGATCGAAACCATACCCAATGCGGGTTATGTGCTGAACACCCGCAGCTCCCCGGTTTAG
- a CDS encoding esterase: MALMRIDHVPETVKVNSPLYVILPEPGKVGGRPIASSKVLYLLHGHSDDGSAWQRYTAIESIAALYNLVVVMPSAGLSFYTDQPNGQSYFTYITEELPHYLQYLFGLSHRREDTLIAGNSMGGYGAFKAAFLHPELYTAAASFSGLLSLAFLKISMDDPRLIELKALFGDLSQLPGSLHDPDTWIKNVAANPSVLPRLYAACGRQDDLYPLNTIFRATCEAASIPLDYHEEDGFHDWFFWNTHIQHFLAANLSPL, from the coding sequence ATGGCGCTCATGCGCATCGATCACGTACCCGAAACAGTAAAAGTCAACTCACCTCTATATGTCATCCTTCCTGAACCAGGCAAGGTGGGGGGCAGGCCTATTGCCAGCTCGAAGGTGCTCTACCTGCTGCATGGGCACAGCGATGATGGCAGCGCCTGGCAGCGTTACACCGCCATAGAATCGATTGCCGCCCTGTATAACCTGGTGGTTGTCATGCCCTCGGCTGGCCTCAGTTTTTATACCGACCAGCCCAATGGGCAGAGCTATTTCACATATATTACCGAAGAGCTGCCGCACTACCTTCAATACCTGTTTGGGTTATCTCACCGGCGTGAGGATACGCTGATTGCAGGAAACTCCATGGGCGGCTACGGAGCTTTCAAAGCCGCCTTCCTCCACCCCGAGCTGTATACTGCCGCCGCCAGCTTCTCAGGCTTGCTCTCCCTGGCCTTCCTGAAGATCTCCATGGATGACCCGCGCTTGATCGAGCTTAAGGCTTTGTTTGGTGACCTGAGCCAGTTACCGGGTAGCCTGCATGACCCCGACACGTGGATCAAAAATGTTGCCGCGAACCCTTCTGTATTGCCCCGCTTGTACGCTGCCTGTGGTCGCCAGGATGACCTGTACCCGCTAAATACCATTTTCCGGGCGACCTGCGAGGCGGCTAGTATTCCGTTGGATTACCACGAGGAAGATGGCTTTCACGATTGGTTCTTCTGGAACACCCATATCCAGCATTTCTTAGCTGCTAATCTGTCCCCTCTTTGA
- a CDS encoding glycyl-radical enzyme activating protein: MTTGHILHFQRLSTEDGPGIRTTVFFKGCPLRCVWCHNPESIFMQPQTQWFAVRCIGCKTCLGVCPNGCISLDGDDLVFDRTKCVACGKCVEACPSGARELLGKNVTVDETLAELNKDRAFYIKSGGGVTLSGGEPTFQPDFCEALLKGLKEQGISTALDTCGLTSASTFDRLLPFTDLVLFDLKLLDPERHRQLTGASNQHILENLRHIQGYIKKHAQPIELWIRTPLIPGATDSEENLAAIGRYLTDQLDGTVSCWELCAFNNLCRDQYSRLGLQWHYASTPLMTAAEVKHCEQLARNAFNHPERVHASGATRFE, from the coding sequence ATGACCACCGGCCACATCTTGCATTTCCAGCGCCTCTCCACCGAGGATGGGCCTGGCATCCGCACGACGGTGTTTTTTAAGGGCTGCCCACTGCGCTGTGTCTGGTGCCACAACCCTGAGAGCATCTTCATGCAGCCGCAAACGCAATGGTTCGCCGTGCGCTGCATCGGGTGCAAAACCTGCCTGGGGGTGTGCCCCAATGGTTGCATCAGCCTGGACGGGGATGACCTAGTCTTTGACCGGACCAAATGCGTGGCGTGTGGTAAATGTGTTGAAGCCTGCCCATCTGGAGCGCGCGAGCTGCTAGGCAAGAATGTCACCGTAGATGAAACACTGGCTGAATTGAACAAAGACCGCGCCTTTTATATTAAATCGGGTGGAGGTGTCACCCTGTCTGGCGGCGAGCCGACCTTCCAGCCGGATTTCTGTGAAGCTTTGCTGAAAGGATTAAAGGAGCAGGGCATCTCCACCGCCCTAGATACCTGCGGCTTGACTTCGGCAAGTACGTTTGACCGCCTGCTGCCCTTCACTGACCTGGTCCTGTTCGATCTCAAACTTCTGGATCCCGAGCGGCATCGCCAGCTCACCGGCGCCAGCAATCAACACATCCTGGAAAATCTGCGCCATATCCAGGGCTATATCAAGAAACATGCCCAGCCGATTGAGCTGTGGATCCGTACCCCGCTCATCCCGGGCGCGACGGATAGTGAAGAGAATCTAGCTGCCATCGGCCGTTACCTGACCGACCAACTGGATGGGACGGTCTCATGCTGGGAATTATGCGCGTTTAACAACCTGTGCCGTGACCAGTACTCCCGCCTGGGCCTGCAGTGGCATTATGCTTCCACCCCGCTGATGACCGCCGCTGAAGTGAAGCACTGTGAACAGCTCGCCAGAAACGCATTCAACCACCCAGAGAGGGTGCACGCCAGCGGGGCAACCCGCTTTGAGTAA
- a CDS encoding phenazine biosynthesis protein: MPGLSFYILDVFSEKKYAGNQLAVFWNANVVSSEEMQQIAREINFSETTFILSDEPKNGGFDVRIFTPKEEVPFAGHPTLGTAFVIHHAFLHGATDEVVLNLKAGQIPVKFFQDGYGWMRQRQPIFGIVHGPAEIASIINVDLVDIDLRFPVQEVSTGLPFFIVPLKNLASLKKARIDNEKYYHYINNTEAKGILVFCPQTHEADNNISVRVFVDYYGVPEDPATGSGNGCLAGYLAKYQYFGKGSIDIRSEQGYEIGRPSLLLLKAAQSGEKIDISVGGKCVIVAQGEFV; encoded by the coding sequence ATGCCTGGACTTAGCTTCTATATCCTGGATGTATTTTCCGAAAAAAAGTATGCCGGCAACCAGCTGGCCGTGTTTTGGAATGCAAACGTAGTCTCGAGCGAAGAGATGCAACAGATTGCCAGGGAAATCAATTTCTCGGAGACAACTTTCATCCTTTCGGATGAGCCTAAAAATGGCGGCTTTGATGTGCGCATCTTCACGCCTAAAGAAGAAGTCCCCTTTGCGGGTCATCCGACGCTTGGAACTGCATTCGTCATTCACCACGCGTTCCTTCATGGAGCAACCGACGAGGTCGTGCTCAACCTGAAGGCAGGACAGATTCCGGTTAAATTCTTCCAGGATGGCTACGGCTGGATGAGGCAGAGACAACCTATTTTTGGGATAGTTCACGGACCTGCGGAGATAGCCAGCATCATCAATGTTGATTTGGTTGATATTGATCTGCGTTTCCCTGTTCAGGAAGTTTCCACTGGTTTGCCATTTTTTATCGTGCCGCTGAAAAACCTTGCCAGCCTAAAAAAAGCCAGGATTGACAATGAAAAGTATTATCACTACATAAATAATACTGAGGCGAAAGGCATTTTGGTTTTTTGCCCTCAAACACACGAGGCAGACAACAATATAAGCGTGCGTGTATTTGTGGATTATTACGGCGTTCCCGAAGATCCTGCCACAGGCAGCGGTAATGGATGCCTGGCGGGTTACCTTGCGAAATATCAGTATTTCGGAAAGGGCAGCATCGATATCCGCAGTGAACAGGGATATGAAATCGGCAGGCCCTCTCTTTTGCTTTTAAAGGCGGCACAAAGTGGTGAGAAAATAGATATATCTGTCGGCGGGAAATGTGTGATTGTGGCGCAAGGGGAGTTTGTTTAA
- a CDS encoding enoyl-CoA hydratase (Catalyzes the reversible hydration of unsaturated fatty acyl-CoA to beta-hydroxyacyl-CoA), which yields MTATYETILTEVTGQVGLVRINRPKARNALNSTVLHELGDALEVFDADPGVGAIVITGDDQAFAAGADIKEMAEATAVHMLTRSHIPQFDRLRGIHKPVIAAVSGWCLGGGNELAMACDMIVASETARFGQPEINLGVIPGAGGTQRLTRVVGKALAMEMVLNNRHLNAEEALRFGLVNRVVPVERYLDEAMQLAAEIAARAPVAIRLGKEAVNHAFESFLSDGLADERRAFYMLFATQDQKEGMQAFVEKRKAEWKGE from the coding sequence ATGACTGCCACATACGAAACAATTCTGACAGAAGTGACTGGCCAGGTCGGGCTGGTGCGCATCAACCGCCCCAAGGCACGCAACGCCTTGAATAGCACGGTGCTGCATGAGCTGGGGGATGCTCTGGAGGTCTTTGATGCTGACCCTGGGGTAGGGGCGATCGTCATCACCGGAGACGACCAGGCTTTTGCGGCCGGGGCTGATATCAAGGAAATGGCGGAAGCCACTGCAGTTCACATGCTGACGCGCAGCCATATCCCCCAATTTGATCGCCTGAGAGGCATCCATAAACCGGTCATTGCGGCGGTATCCGGCTGGTGCCTGGGAGGCGGCAATGAGCTGGCGATGGCCTGCGATATGATAGTTGCGTCTGAGACTGCCCGTTTCGGCCAGCCGGAGATCAACCTGGGCGTGATCCCCGGGGCGGGAGGTACCCAACGCCTGACGCGGGTCGTGGGCAAAGCATTGGCGATGGAAATGGTGCTCAACAACCGGCATTTGAACGCAGAGGAGGCGCTGCGCTTTGGCCTGGTCAACCGCGTGGTACCTGTGGAGCGGTATCTCGATGAGGCTATGCAGCTGGCGGCTGAGATTGCAGCCCGCGCCCCGGTCGCTATCCGCCTTGGCAAGGAAGCCGTCAATCATGCCTTCGAATCCTTCCTGAGCGATGGCCTGGCGGACGAACGTCGGGCTTTCTATATGCTCTTTGCCACCCAGGATCAGAAAGAGGGCATGCAGGCCTTCGTGGAAAAACGTAAGGCTGAATGGAAGGGAGAATGA